CTTAGAGCCTATGATCAATCCAAAGCATTTGAGTCAGTAGAATATACattacatatatatttttcatatattttcaataatataacaatattcagtgtttacaaaaatgatacctcactatataatatatgtgtcgaggttatcatcaaattaatactaatttatgctacaacagataatacaaaaattccaaaaaactaaaactatatctattaccctaagcatcacctagtacaaagatactaaaccgaggtattattttctacatataaactaccttatttaaaaagaatactgctaaaatctaaatcctacttactattagttcctcactactttgtatcccaatactgaataaccaatgtctaattttccttttgaacctattgaaattttcctctcctttgatttctaatggtattctattagatattttaggccctaaatatcctagtgatctttgcccaaacgctgtattcattcttggtacttcttgattgtaacgttctcttattctagtattatggctatgatttatgatatggttcctattttgatgttttttcatataccctaataacaacaatatacaattgcctaacgctgagtactctattttctataaataattctacagttgaaaactggatttccctgtttcccattattttcaaaatgcgtttttgagttttaaataatggatctataaaactgaagttagctgcaccccaaactaacagaccgtaccttaaaagagattcaactaatgttaagtatacagtttttaacatttctttgtctatgatacgccttaattgatagaatttgtatataagcttccctattttggcagttgtatatgttatgtgtttgttccatttcaatgaatcatctactattattcctaaatactttatattgtcagagcgttctattagtgggcaattacaattattgttacaatttctatcacaattatggagcttcattgttgtcatgtgtggttttgtgctatttgttaatgaaaaagctaaaaattttgttttttctgaattcaatgacaataagttatttcttaaccaactagtgatttttgtgagttctatctctgctgtttggaacacttcttcccagttttttccttgaaaaaggagtgctgtatcgtcagcaaaggctataactctacctgaatttgaatggagcacaactcatttgcaaagatcgaatacaaaattggtcctaaaactgttccttgaggTATTCCAAACTTCATGGAACCCTCTGCACTCATATGGTTCTCAACCTTTGTTTTTTGCTGTCGATTGCTGAGGTAGGATCTGAACCATTCAAGTGGCACTCCTCTTATACCTATTGCCtcaagcttttttattaataagtcatgggAAACAGAGTCGAAGGCCTTTGCTAAATCTAAAAATACTGCTAGACATTTATTCTTTTCTTCTAAATTGCTagttacaaattttgataattctagtACAGCTAATTCTGTACTTATACCTTTGCGGAAGCCAAATTGGTTaggagaaagaatattattaatttctaaaaagcttattaatcttgatttaactagtttttctaaaatttttgatacattgctaatcagtgaaataggtctataattactaataattagttTATCGCCTGCTTTATGTATAGGTCTGACACAGATTTGCTTCATTGCTCTTGGAAAAGTACCATATAACAAGCTCAGATTAAAATATGAGTTAAAGgcttagaaattaaatcttttattCCTTTCAAGGTCCTGTTATCTAATCCATCTAGGCCTGGTGCACTATTGATGTGTAAAGAAtcaattgtgtttattatttccttttcatctatggggaaaagaaacatattattctGTACATGCAATTCTGGTACATTATCTGCTATAATttcgttaatatttttattcagagtctcagatattttgttagccatactctctccaatattaacaaagaaattatttacaTGACTCAATAGTTCTCTAGGATTATCTTTCAGTGTGACTATGtcaccattaattttcaaagcattcagttgtatatcctttttctgatctgaatctgtagcatccttgattattttccatgtcTTCCTTACATCATTGTTTGCTTCATTTAGTTgcatcttgaaataattttcttttgtagtTTGGATGAGTGACGTCAGTGTATTTCTGTATCTTCGGTAGTAGTTAGCGAGTTCTCCGTTCTCTGGGTCCagcttccttcttctatttagAGAATCCCTTGTTCTTATAGCTGAGATAAGTCCTCGTGTTATCCATGGTTTTATGCTCTTGATCCTCTTCTTTTGTCTGTAATGATGTGTATTGCTCTCCAtatgtttttgtagaatttctagGAACTTTTCGTAAGCTGAGTCTGTGTTATTTGACTCAAAAACCTCCGTCCATTGTTCCACTCGCAGTCCTCTCCTCAAGCCGTTCAAGTTGACAGATTTACAGTTAGTTGAGAGTTGACAGTTAGTTGAGCTCTGTTCATCCCCATTTGTTTTGTCTAACTGATGTTCTTCCAGTCCAAGAATTGTAATGAAGTGGTCTGTGATACTCGAGTGATACACGATTGGATGGATTTTACTTTTACAGTTGGTCAACATATGATCCAAACAAGAAGACGTTCCCGCTGTTACTCTGGTAGCCTTTTTAATGCAGTTCTTCAAACCGTGTTCACTCAATAAGTCGTAATAATCATCAAGTTGATAATGCTGATGTGGCTGTAGCGTATTAATGTTGAAGTCTCCTGCGCAAATAATAAGTTGACCTCTCAGTCTACCAAGCACTGTTTCAAAGTCCTCTAAAAACTCTGTTATGCTGGCGTAGGAAGGTGATCTGTACACTGCTAATATATATAGTATCTTAGCGAACAAACTCTCATACTATGGCCTTGAAAACGCGGCAGTAAACCTCATTCATTCATACCTAACCAATAGACTGCAGTTTGTTTGTAGAGATggtaaattttcaagtggtgAAGTCGTTAAGTTTGGTGTGCCACAAGGATCCATACTTGGGCCACTTTTATTtatcatctacataaatgacttACCAAGTTTGATAAGCAATTGTCACATTGACAACCAACCCTACCTTTTTGCTGACGATCTAGGTCTAATAGTGAATGGTTCTGATAAACAAAGTGTTGATACAGTGGTTGAAGCAAGCACATTGGCTATAAGAGATTGGTGTGCATCAAACAGTTTAAGCTTGAACCTACAAAAAACCAACGACCTTCAGTTCAGCTTCAACACCAGGTCCACCGACATAGGCTATCTAAAGTTCTTGGGTTTTATGCTAGACACTAATTTAAATTGGAAGTGCCATATAACATACATAGCTGGGAAGCTGAGCAAAGGTTTATTTGTATTGCGCAGGCTGAGACATATTGTTAGACATGATGTTCTTATGAGTGTGTATTATGCTCATATCTTTAGTCATCTAGCTTATGGCATACAATTGTGGGGAAACTGTTCCACAATTATCACACTTTTCAGACTGCAGAAGAGGGCTGTAAGAATTATCTGTAAGGAACCACCCCGAGCTTCATGTAGAGCGCTATTCCGTAGATTAAGGTTATTGACTCTGCCTTCACTTTATGTGTTTTCATGTTGTTTATATGTTAAAAAGCACCTGAGTAGTTTTAGATTAAATGGTGATATCCATAGTTACCCCACAAGAAGCAGTCTTAATGTTAGAATTGAGAGTAATCAATATACAAGCTctcagaaaaattggaaatacaTGTCGGTAAAGCTATTCAATGAACTTGATGTTGACGTTCGAACGATGAACGTTCCACAATTCAAGACTCACTTGAGGGATTTGCTAATAGAAAGGTGCCTGTATACTGTGAGAGAGTTTTTTGTCTGACCAAAGCTAACTGTGATATATTGTAAATTGTGTTAGGCGTCTAAGTGTctgctattattatattgtattattttactgtttactaattGTATTGTCGGTCTTTGTATAATCTGTTGTAGAAAATGACGttgtttgtaacatttttatgttccttgacaataaatgattgattgattgatatactATGCTTATTACTGTTTTGGTGTGCTTATACTATGTCAGTTTAGTCCATCAACTGTCTGCTCCCATCCGCCAGACAGGACATTACCATTCTCCCTCCAGATCACGCATCCGTCAGTGGTCCATACATTTCGCACTCCAACCCTCCTGGCTACGCTGCGATAGAAGTCGTTGCGCCTCTGTGTCAGGTCCTCGCGTATCGTCAATCCCGTCCCTTTCAATTTGCGCCGATCGGTCAGGACGACTCTTTTCGGCTGTTTTCCACTCACTggtggatgatgatgaggaggagcggGGTCGAGGCGCTCTAGCCGGGCTTCTGTTACCTTGAGCCTTATCTTTGCCGGATAGCTGCTTGCTTCGCGTTCCTTGAGAAATCATGTCgaacaacaaaattatattcaCGTATTTCACAAAAACTATCGTTCGTATCAAATCGAAACTTCGTGATCACAAGCAAATTTACTTCTATTAACTTTATGCCAAATATCAATATCCAAAGCCAAATATCTAAACTGAGTTATCTTCGAATAAACAGGAGCCCGAAACAGTACGTCAGGCCGTTCTCATTCTTATCTCATGTCCCCTTCTATTCCCCTGTATCCTCTTAAGAAAGAGGATAGGAAAGATGTTGAAAATTATCGCCATGTTGCGCTGCTGACTGTTTTCTATAAGATTTTTGAAAGGGCTGCTTTTAATCAGATTACTAGATTTTTGGAAAGTAACTCCATACTTAATGAGAAACAGTATGGTTTTCGAAAGGGTTTCTCAACAAAGTCCGCAATTTTTGATGTGGTAATGAGCATGTTGAGGTCGCTGGATGGGTCTCAGAGTGCCATTAGCCTCTTCTGTTTCCTCTCCCGGGCCTTCGACATGTTCGATCATGAATTATTGTTACTGAATAAGTTAGAATTTTATGGATTTACGGGAAAAGCAGCCAGGTTttttaattcatatttctcTGGAAAATTTCAGGCAGTCAGTTTGACTGACAAACGGAAGTGGCGGGGTAGAGACAtctgattggaaaataaatctATTTGGGGTTCCTCAGGGGtcgattttttcaatatttttatcaatgacCTGCCTCGTAGTATTGGCTCTGACTCTTTctctatgcagatgataccactGTGATTGTGAAGggtaaagatgatgatgatgatgatgatgatgatgaagtccAGCGAAAATCAGTGCAGGCTCTTAACCACCTTAGCCATTGGTTCAGCTGTAatcttttaaaattaaatttgaagaaaatccatcatttcaaattttctactgGGGGCTCTGGAAGTTTTGTACATACTCTTTACTCAGTAACAGGAGAGGAATTTTGTGCTGCTGAGATGATTAGATTTCTTGGTGTTGACCTGCAGGGAAATTTTAAGTTAGATAGCAGTGTAAAAGCATTGTATGTGAAATCGTCTCGTGCTATACGAACTAGTGGCAAATAGAGAAACAGCACTAACTGTCTATCATGGCTATTTTATGTCATCAGATACAGTATCTTATTCTGGGGTAGCAGCCAAACAAACAATCAGAATATGTTTCGTAAGCAAAAGAAAGCAATCAGAATTATGATGGAGCCGAATCTAGGGTTTCATGTaggcaaattttcaaaaaactcagCCTTTTATTTTTTGGATATTGCATCTTTTGTTTACAGTAATAACCAGAAATTCATGgaggatagcatttcacacagATACCCCACAAGACATAGAATGGTTACCCTGCCGTACCCCACTCATAGACTGTATGATAATATACATGAAACCCTATACATATATTTGTCATGTCGTACACTGTTTGAGCTGTTCTCATCAAATGCGGTTTAATAcaacaaaataacaaaaaaaaaaattaatttacattaaGTTGTTGCActaacattcaaatcaaatcaaaatcatttatttgccaattataatgataacaataatgaataaaacaaatacttcatacttatacagaataaaaataaaattttaacttaaaatttaattggcgttgccagcaaaacctaaGTTTGTGTGCTAGCAACGAGTACCAAaagatttcatttaatttaacataaacataaaagatgattaaacattttatttgaatggtagtaataataaataaataagttgaataataataattgtagtaatataatatctgaaaaaatataacttagtgaaaataatatcaaaggaaaaagtttttttaaataaagtagATTCTAACTATACATGAGGCGAAAAACATTGTTACTTCTGATCCAtctctctatatttttaatGGCTGATTTATTAAATCTATCTGAGATTAATTGGTctggcaaaatattcatcaatctaTTACTCATGTATATGAACTGCCTGCGGCATACTGTTAAATTTGTTCTAGGAATGCGGTAATGAGATGATGAACGGAAATTATACGACGGAATGTTAGTTTCAAAGAAATTTTTATACTTATGAACGGCTAGAATTAAGTTTTTCACGTAAAGTTGTCTCACTGTTAAAACTGGGAACTCTGCAAAAAGGCTATGGCTGGGATATCGTCTTGGTCTTCCAAGTGCAGCTTTTAAAATATATCTTTGAATTAcggagattttattaaaatggaTGTCCAATGCTCCACCCCATACCCTAATACCATATTGCAATATGGACTGGGCATATGCTGAATAAGCCATCTTTATTATAGTTGGGTCATTGAGCTCATTCAATCTATGGAATTTGTGAATTATGTGTTTTATTTTCTtacacattttatttatatgtgCATTCCATTTAAGATGAGAGTCTACAAAGACTCCTAGATATTTAATTTCTTTCACGTTTTTTAATGAGTGACAATCACAATCTCCATCACCAGTCCGCAATCTTTCCCGTTCAAGACAGATTGAAGAGTGTATTCTGATACCAGTATTCAGAATATCTCTGGAGAGAGAGCTCTTTGCTGGTGAGAATACCATATATACACTCTTATTGGCATTCAGTGTAAGAATGTGTCGTTCAAGCCATGATTTAACACGTGTGAGACCAGACTCTGCCAAGCGCTTAGCTTCATCCCAGCTTGAACCAGTAAAGACCAAtgccgtgtcatcagcaaaagagaTCGAATGACAACCAGCTATATCAAGTCTCAATAGGTCATTAATATAGAGGAGAAATAGAATTGGTGACAGAACCGTTCCCTGTGGAAGGCCGAACTCAGTTAAAGTTAGTTTACTTGTTTTTCCATCTATAGTCAGAATTTGTGATCTGTCTTTCATTAATtctcaaaaaatttcaaaactgtgCCACGAAAACCTATACCCTCCAACTTTCTCAAGAGAAAGATGTGAGGAATAGTATCAAAGGCCTTGGCTAAGTCCAAACATTATCTTATACGGATGGAATTTCAGGTCCGAATGAAGAATTTGTCGTACACTTTGATCAGAAATGGTTAGAAAAACTGCATGTTTTGCTGCTGAACGTCGTGGAGACCATGCATGTAACAGCTACTCTTACCGCGTTAATGTTTTAAGGCGTTTTCACAGTCCGTTTCCATCCTGTTGGTTTCGTTTTTAAAGCAGACACTGTGTTCCTAAAATTCTTTACCCACAACAAGATACTACTGGGAATAGGCGCGTGtcgatttaaattgaaatgtctGCGAAATAAACGCTGTGTTAAGAAAACTgagtaattatttttaaaataagcttcaatcacAAACGCTCGATGTTCACTTGACCACGACATACTGGCTACTGAAATGGCAAGAATAGACCTGTCGATGTACATTCTCGCCTTTCAATGACAGTGTTGCCAACATAACAATTACTACAAAATCGTCAGTTCGATATGCCGGTCCCTATATAATTCGAAATACCTCTGGGCGTGATTTTGTGCTCTAAAATCTGATACCAGgtagaacacaattttcgactttgcagctttgtttgCTCCAGTTAGGAGGTAAACATTATCAAAAATCCCCATCCCCTCCTCTTGTGTTAAAGGGATGATGGTgatttaaaagttgaatttttcagtttgttGCTTATATCTTGGAGGAAATGCATTCAACCGTCATGACCAACCATTTAAAAATAGAGCTTCataaattcttgaaaattttttagagtggagttttgtgatatttccaacagttttcgagacattttttcttgaaagtgtggaaataacaggttttaataaaattttaagcTCTTTCAGGGCTTTTAACTCCCCAACAATGCATCTTAGAAATATGAATGCTCATCGTTcatttgtagagcattgaattctcttttttcttatcttgagcttcaattttgtatagaaaTGTCCGTAAGATGTTTAATTTtagagttatatgcgagaaataGAAGCCTTCTTATCacgaacgtggctaggaaggcaacatACCAATGACACTTGAAtcacctagcaccaaaactccacaatttacttcctgtacacatcaagataatagaaaactcaagaaaatttaaatgcgaAGTTGAAAACTGGATCACAACAATTGGAaaacataatatagaaaacattCGAGCAacatgtgagctcacttacccaatgtatttgcacccccactctaaatttaatgtattaatactacacctgctctagaacatgggtttcccatagttgagtaggttaatttccgaaaaaaatgtaatttgtatttttgaatattttgtacattttattgattagattgcttaattgtatattaatggaaataaacattcttattattattatttcacgGAACGTATACACGCACTGTGCATATCATGGATCGTAACAACGGAACGGTCTAACCTTGACCACCGGTCTAACGTTGACCACCGCTGCAGCTGGAGTGCTGATCGACTAGCAGCCCCGGGAACGGGTGGCTATGGTATTGGGAGGGGGAGGAGTATGGCTCTCCCAGCCTTCTTCACTAGAAGGAACGGGGGAGGAGAGGTGAAAACACACAATAACCACACACATCACTCAATTCAGGATTCCCGCTTGATTGGCAGAATCCACTGGGTACTTTTGAACAACCCCCACCCCCTtggcacagggggtaggggtggggacttatgatatttttatgagaGAAATAAGTTTATATAATAATGGTAAAGGTAGGATTCAGCCTTGAACCACATCCATACAATGACACCGGCTTATAACAAATAACGTGGAATTGGATGGCaatgcaatttttattaatttgttttttattcctTTTTTTAAGCTCATGCTTTCGTCAATACTCACTCTTTTAAATTGAGtaaacaattcaaaaataataaattgtataaattttaacTGTTATGATAATCTCAGTCTTGCTTTCTACAGACATAGGTTGGAATTCTAATGCAAACCCTGTCATTTTTTGGCATAAATATTTGATTTAGTATTATCCTTGCACTATCCTTGTAGGgaatttgtattattgtacttgatgaattatttttttatcaattcagaattcttttatcattttgtaaattgttagcttgaaattcatattttgttgttttttcaGGCGTTATTTTATCAGTGATGAAGCGATGAACGATCATTTTAGAACGAAGGTTCATAAGAGGCGCTTGAAAGCACTAGAACTGGAGCCGTATTCAATAGAAGAATCGGAGAGAGCCGCTGGTATGGGCAGTTACATCGCACCcaagaaaagaaaaatggaaacTCAGCCTTTGAAGAGTGAACAGTCGGCCGTCAATAAAagtgatgatggtgatgatgtcaTGAAAGACATCACCAAATAATGccattaaattttatttgagatatgaagtaaataaaggGTTGAGTCAAGCAAATTGAGTTGTCTTTTTAGGTAAACCGGATTCAGAAGCCAGCATTCAAATCCAATTTTAGGGAACAATAGTAATAAACAAAGGGTTAAGCCtctaatgaattatttattaacaaCATTATATACAATACTTCAACATAATAGATACGTAATTTACACAGGAAGAATGAGATATAATACAGATTACAGATAAAAAATTGCACATCTAAAGTAGTAAAGTTACAATAATAGTTATGCTAttattatcaagtaataaaGACTAATTTTAATTGTCACAGCCATTgatttagtataacattttgAGACATTCtaaatgttttattaaatcaaaggttatacaatttcaatattttttatttatattatgatattcaataTCTACCACAACACGGAAAGAAAGACGAAATACTCATTCTAGGAAGGTTACATTTACATAAAACTTGATAGTTTAAATGGCACTCCATTTTAATGATATGATGCAAATGCtgtttatttgattttattcaCTCACTTTTATTTGTTAAAATCCAATTTTACTTCTTGATTTACTCAATTTTATTGGAATGAACTGGCGAGTACAGTTTAAATGTACACTTCTGCACAGTTAAACTTAACATTGAAGTGACGTCGATACCATAATGCACTGATAATAAGCCATGAACATCAAAACTGGAGTTCTGCGTAAATGAACCTatccaataaaaaaaaatgtgaaGTGTTTCTATTTCATTGTAtaacaatcaaaaatatttttatggaaCAGTTTTTAATTTCGTAACGTTATTTTTAGCTGTTTTCACCCTTAGGTTAGAGCCAGAGAGGCATCAAACTTCGGCAGATTTTTTCAGCAGAATGCCGCACCAAAATAGGAGAAATGAGATAGTGAACAGACGCACTTCCTGGAAGTTTTTTCTGCTGCTAAATTATTGTTACTGCCGGAACGTGACCACACAAGCTGCTTAGTGTAGCTGAAGTCCGCATTTACAACATTTCTACCGCTGCAATTTTCCGCAATACTGACGCGAGTTTAGTAGAACTGCCCGACTCGCTCTAACTTTACCCAAATCATATACACGACTAACAGCAAGTTCTATGTTGGATCACAGACAAGAACGATTCAACAGGCTTGAACCTGCAGTTGGATAAACACAAGTAGGGTAGACTTGAACCTTGCAATGATCAGAATCAACGGAGCAATCATTGGGATATTTACAACAGGAGATATACAGTATTAATAACAGTTTGCTATTGATGCATGCTAAGCCAGACCAGGTTTTCGTctaattttgttaggttggtatAGATTGTTCAATCAAACATGAGAAAAAGCAAGGTCTCCATAAGACAAATGCTATTTCAAGATTTTTCTTGTAACTTGACCATCTACAGTAAGTTGAGGAtggttttcaaacaatattatatactgCCAATTCTCTTACATGGCTGGGATCTCAATTCCAGGAATAGAGTCCCTCACCACAGAATTcaatacagaatggaaagtcagctagtatcttgacgccaaaatccgccatcttgaaagtaAGTTCAGCATTGTAATAGTAGTAGAGATGGTACGTTCGGTTCACTTTACTAATCCGGGCCAATcggtctcgttcactgccgcgacccGTTCAAGACCCGGATAGCGGTAATtgtaatttctaacaagatggcgcagtcacgtgacgtgatcttggtgcactcaagtctTGGTGTCATGTAAAATGCAGTTTCGATtgatactttccattctgtgcCCTCACGAGGCTAAGGGTGTGATCAAATTGAATGCGTATATATGTGCAAGTACAAACTTGTTTATGCATAACCAAGAGTGCAGATTAAAAACAAAACCTGGAAAGAGtttgcacttgctggttgcgctCAGTGtaagcagctacatgcaagtcaaaACGTGTGTCGAtggcatttttcaaattttgtttttcggctcaggtatgatctgacgtgcactttCAACGTCTCTGTACATATGAGAATGTGCGGTTTCTGATGAAGTGTATGTAGACATTATATACATAAATATGTAATTGAAGAAATTACATTGAATATTCAGATTCAAATATTAGACATTGAATGATACGCATTAAATGTGATCACAACCTTTGTTTGCTAAGTTCATATTTGTGCATAAATGCATCCTGCCGTCCTTTATTAAAAAAGAGCCTCAATTTGTCTAGTGTATGAACATTACCTAGaaa
The sequence above is drawn from the Nilaparvata lugens isolate BPH chromosome 2, ASM1435652v1, whole genome shotgun sequence genome and encodes:
- the LOC111050826 gene encoding zinc finger protein 593 homolog, translating into MPGPQKRKRQNNFGDTHLRRRWRTRRRTKDLDEIDHDIHHKAEPLLNQEIDVDRPGNAQFYCLHCARYFISDEAMNDHFRTKVHKRRLKALELEPYSIEESERAAGMGSYIAPKKRKMETQPLKSEQSAVNKSDDGDDVMKDITK